From Brassica oleracea var. oleracea cultivar TO1000 chromosome C3, BOL, whole genome shotgun sequence, a single genomic window includes:
- the LOC106331784 gene encoding uncharacterized protein LOC106331784, giving the protein MGLFSFWELLKEVVGMLNESRKLFLKNKKLMFSVSVFYFLLNGLLYLFNVLTITPEITNLTQDLNLLPTMDPSSPEYMAQLMKVFADFRLFVVSSDIFNAVSFIINLLSVLVIVQASALTYKHENVKFKDFVVLILKSWKGPLVTSFYISLFSLGYCLFFVIILFPILLSSLSIASLFFLVAKVFVLLVLFLLFASYLAIVWYLSMVISVLEETYGIQALGEAAKIVKGMKPKLFLLNIFYGLLIFGLAQIVALVSLAVDRSQSFAVTLATGLYLAVSTFVVMFLLTTYTVAYFQCKSPHGQDVERLRDLEYTLPTTSLIGA; this is encoded by the coding sequence ATGGGTCTATTTTCGTTTTGGGAACTTCTAAAGGAGGTTGTGGGTATGTTAAACGAATCCCGCAAACTCTTTCTAAAGAACAAGAAGCTGATGTTCTCTGTCTCTGTATTTTATTTCTTGCTCAATGGTTTACTTTACTTATTCAACGTCCTTACCATTACACCCGAGATAACAAACTTGACTCAAGATTTAAATTTGTTACCTACGATGGATCCTAGTAGCCCGGAATACATGGCCCAACTTATGAAGGTCTTTGCAGATTTTCGCCTATTTGTCGTGTCTTCAGACATCTTTAACGCTGTCTCCTTCATCATCAACCTTTTATCCGTTCTGGTCATCGTCCAGGCTTCGGCTCTTACTTATAAACATGAGAACGTCAAGTTCAAAGATTTTGTGGTTCTAATTCTTAAATCTTGGAAGGGACCTCTTGTGACCTCTTTCTACATTTCCCTCTTTAGTCTTGGCTATTGTTTGTTCTTCGTTATAATCCTCTTTCCTATTCTTTTGTCATCTTTGAGTATTGCTTCCTTGTTTTTCTTAGTAGCCAAGGTTTTCGTTTTACTTGTTCTATTCTTATTGTTTGCGTCTTATTTAGCTATTGTCTGGTACCTATCTATGGTCATATCAGTACTGGAGGAAACTTATGGGATACAAGCTTTGGGGGAAGCTGCAAAGATTGTTAAAGGAATGAAGCCAAAACTATTCCTCTTGAATATTTTCTACGGTTTATTGATCTTTGGTTTAGCTCAGATCGTGGCTCTAGTGAGTCTAGCGGTCGATAGGAGCCAGTCATTTGCGGTTACCTTAGCCACTGGTTTGTATCTAGCGGTGTCAACATTTGTGGTGATGTTTCTACTTACGACTTACACCGTTGCATATTTCCAATGTAAGAGCCCCCACGGCCAAGACGTTGAGAGGCTGCGGGATCTCGAGTATACACTGCCCACTACTTCAC